A section of the Methanocaldococcus sp. FS406-22 genome encodes:
- a CDS encoding 4Fe-4S binding protein, whose translation MGIKILEKCVGCGNCVVFCPKKAIKTYGIAIVDKNRCSNCGICVRYCPINAIKIEV comes from the coding sequence ATGGGGATAAAAATATTGGAGAAATGTGTTGGTTGTGGAAATTGTGTTGTATTTTGCCCAAAAAAGGCGATAAAAACTTATGGAATTGCTATAGTTGATAAGAATAGATGCTCAAACTGTGGGATATGTGTAAGATATTGCCCAATTAATGCAATTAAAATAGAGGTATAA
- the purO gene encoding IMP cyclohydrolase — MYIGRFLVVGKTKGGKVFGAYRVSSRSFPNREAKKINDNTVAIIPKDLNEMFKNPYITYNCIKVVDKTVVVSNGSHTDFIAEKLHFGKRDALAYVLAVMDYEKDDYKTPRIAAILDENECYMGYVAHDDIRVKKVELKEGKGYYLGVYNACKIDESQVIEIEGETAEEIADYILNYEEFEHPVACAVAVIDEDEIKIATKSK; from the coding sequence GTGTATATTGGTAGATTCTTAGTTGTTGGGAAAACTAAGGGAGGAAAGGTATTTGGTGCCTATAGAGTTTCAAGTAGAAGCTTTCCAAACAGAGAGGCAAAGAAAATTAATGATAACACAGTAGCAATAATCCCAAAGGATTTAAATGAGATGTTTAAAAACCCATACATCACTTACAACTGTATAAAGGTTGTTGATAAAACCGTTGTTGTATCTAACGGCTCACATACTGACTTTATAGCTGAAAAATTGCATTTTGGAAAGAGGGATGCCTTAGCTTATGTATTGGCAGTTATGGATTATGAAAAAGATGATTATAAAACTCCAAGAATTGCGGCTATTTTAGATGAAAATGAATGTTATATGGGTTATGTTGCTCATGATGACATTAGAGTTAAGAAAGTTGAGTTAAAAGAGGGTAAAGGTTACTATTTAGGAGTCTATAATGCTTGCAAAATAGATGAAAGCCAAGTTATAGAGATTGAAGGAGAGACAGCTGAAGAGATAGCTGATTATATCTTAAATTATGAGGAGTTTGAGCATCCCGTTGCATGTGCTGTAGCAGTTATTGACGAAGATGAGATAAAAATAGCTACTAAGAGTAAATAA